In Arachis hypogaea cultivar Tifrunner chromosome 17, arahy.Tifrunner.gnm2.J5K5, whole genome shotgun sequence, a single window of DNA contains:
- the LOC140180548 gene encoding uncharacterized protein: MLSINADQIQQQTLPHSPQITFQTADHNNSTANLDDPVVISLQLGDLLVKKVLLDPRSSVDVLFYSTFQKMKLSSNILQPFTGDLVGFSGERVPVMGSVWLQATLGEFPSSKTSDIQYLVVDCFSPYNLILGRPFLNRFGAIVSTIHLCVKFPLQDNTIATIHSDAREARE, encoded by the coding sequence ATGCTTTCCATCAATGCCGATCAAATTCAACAGCAGACACTACCACACTCCCCGCAGATAACATTCCAGACAGCCGATCATAACAACAGTACAGCAAATCTCGATGACCCGGTCGTAATCTCCCTGCAACTCGGAGATCTCCTAGTAAAAAAGGTGTTGCTGGACCCTAGGAGCAGTGTCGATGTCCTATTTTACTCCACATTCCAGAAGATGAAATTGAGCAGCAACATCCTCCAACCTTTTACTGGAGACCTGGTAGGTTTCTCAGGTGAGCGAGTCCCGGTTATGGGCTCTGTGTGGTTACAAGCCACACTCGGTGAGTTTCCCTCGTCAAAAACTTCAGACATTCAATACTTAGTTGTTGATTGCTTCAGTCCTTACAATTTAATACTTGGCCGACCTTTCTTAAATAGGTTCGGCGCTATAgtatctacaattcatctttgtgTTAAGTTCCCTTTGCAGGATAACACAATTGCAACCATTCACAGTGATGCCCGAGAAGCTAGGGAGTGA